One window of Streptobacillus canis genomic DNA carries:
- a CDS encoding prepilin peptidase has protein sequence MIFLLYILLTYISYVDLKEGYIYDRDLIFLFILILILKQVDYYSSYIGMGIFTLPFFFFWLIESYINIEIIGMGDIKLMLVFGMYFGMRDIYFLLRFYEIMYISALIYGLILRKRYIPFAPAMCVSFILHDLRLI, from the coding sequence ATGATTTTCTTACTTTATATATTATTAACATATATTTCATATGTAGATTTAAAAGAAGGTTATATCTACGATAGAGATCTAATATTTTTATTTATTCTTATACTTATATTGAAGCAAGTGGATTATTACTCTAGCTATATTGGTATGGGAATATTTACTTTACCGTTTTTCTTTTTCTGGTTAATTGAAAGTTATATAAATATTGAAATTATAGGTATGGGGGATATTAAATTAATGCTAGTATTTGGAATGTATTTTGGGATGAGAGATATATATTTCTTGTTAAGGTTTTATGAAATAATGTATATAAGTGCTTTGATATATGGACTGATTTTAAGAAAGAGATATATACCTTTTGCACCAGCAATGTGTGTGTCATTTATATTGCATGATTTGAGGTTGATATGA
- a CDS encoding prepilin-type N-terminal cleavage/methylation domain-containing protein gives MNRKKNKGFTLIEIITVIAIIAILASVAVPKITKYIDRANETKIFSAVSELNNMYLLMSIDGTEEIDILKLLAESENLGVNINEGSNSFVVGRFKGEFLIEDEKIVANVSEPESAIYTISGKKK, from the coding sequence ATGAATAGAAAAAAGAATAAAGGTTTTACTTTAATTGAAATAATAACAGTAATAGCAATAATAGCTATACTTGCAAGTGTTGCTGTACCTAAAATAACAAAATACATTGATAGAGCAAATGAAACTAAAATATTTTCTGCGGTTTCAGAATTAAATAACATGTATCTACTAATGAGTATAGATGGAACAGAGGAAATAGATATATTAAAATTATTAGCTGAATCTGAGAATTTAGGAGTTAATATCAATGAAGGAAGTAATAGCTTTGTTGTAGGTAGATTTAAAGGGGAATTCTTAATTGAAGATGAAAAAATAGTCGCAAATGTAAGTGAACCAGAAAGTGCTATTTATACAATAAGTGGGAAAAAGAAATGA